The proteins below come from a single Metarhizium brunneum chromosome 1, complete sequence genomic window:
- the AAT2 gene encoding Aspartate aminotransferase, cytoplasmic, translated as MAPPSSSSSSSSSSASPSASPSSSSSLARINNIANHISPAMASATSFPADTVPQAPEDPLFGLARAYKADQSSLKVDLGIGAYRDDNAKPWVLPVVKKADEILRNNPELNHEYAPIAGIPDFTSKAAELILGADSPALQEKRATSIQTISGTGAVHLGALFLAKFYKGNRTVYLSNPTWANHKQIFGNVGLQVADYPYFSKKTNGLDFEGMKAAIQAAPDRSVILLHPCAHNPTGVDPTLDQWKELAVIIAQKKHFPFFDCAYQGFASGNLAQDAAAIRYFVEQGFETVVCQSFAKNFGLYGERAGCFHVVTSPGPDASTTISRIGSQLAILQRSEISNPPLYGARIAATVLNDPKLFAEWEDNLKTMSGRIITMRNELRSRLEKLGTPGTWNHITDQIGMFSFTGLSEAQVLKLREDYHIYMTKNGRISMAGLNSKNIDHVASAIDKVVREGQ; from the exons atggctcctccatcctcatcctcatcctcgtcgtcgtcctctgCCTCTCCGTCTGcctcgccttcttcatcgtcctcgctcGCGAGAATAAACAACATTGCAAACCACATCtcgcccgccatggcctcTGCAACTAGCTTCCCCGCCGACACCGTGCCACAGGCCCCCGAGGATCCCCTCTTCGGCCTCGCACGCGCTTACAAGGCTGACCAGAGCTCCCTCAAGGTCGACTTG GGAATTGGCGCTTACCGCGACGACAATGCGAAGCCCTGGGTTCTCCCCGTGGTCAAAAAG GCTGATGAAATTCTCCGAAACAACCCCGAGTTGAACCACGAATATGCCCCGATTGCCGGCATTCCCGACTTCACctccaaggctgccgagttGATTCTCGGTGCCGACTCGCCCGCCCTCCAAGAGAAACGGGCCACTTCAATCCAGACCATCTCCGGCACCGGCGCCGTCCATCTTGGTgccctcttcctcgccaAGTTCTACAAGGGCAACAGGACCGTCTACTTGTCCAACCCGACCTGGGCTAACCACAAGCAAATCTTTGGAAACGTCGGCCTCCAGGTTGCCGACTACCCTTACTTCTCCAAGAAGACCAATGGCCTGGACTTTGAGGGCATGAAGGCTGCCATCCAGGCTGCTCCCGACCGCTCCGTTATCCTGTTGCACCCTTGCGCCCATAACCCGACCGGTGTCGACCCTACCCTCGACCAGTGGAAGGAGCTGGCTGTCATTATCGCTCAGAAGAAGCATTTCCCCTTCTTCGACTGTGCCTACCAGGGCTTCGCTTCTGGCAACCTCGCCcaggatgccgccgccatccgctACTTTGTTGAGCAAGGATTCGAGACCGTCGTATGCCAGAGTTTCGCCAAGAATTTTGGCCTCTATGGCGAGCGAGCTGGATGCTTCCACGTCGTGACCAGCCCCGGACCTgacgccagcaccaccatcTCCCGCATTGGCTCCCAGTTGGCCATTCTCCAGAGATCCGAAATCTCCAACCCTCCCCTGTACGGCGCCCGTATTGCTGCGACCGTCCTCAACGACCCCAAGCTCTTTGCTGAGTGGGAGGACAACTTGAAGACCATGTCCggccgcatcatcaccatgcgCAACGAGCTGCGCTCAAGACTCGAGAAACTCGGCACCCCTGGAACGTGGAACCACATCACCGACCAGATTGGCATGTTCAGCTTCACTGGTCTGTCAGAGGCCCAGGTTCTCAAACTCCGCGAGGACTACCACATCTACATGACTAAGAACGGTCGTATCTCCATGGCCGGCTTGAATTCGAAAAACATTGACCACGTGGCTAGTGCAATTGACAAGGTTGTGAGAGAGGGACAGTAA
- the NMD3 gene encoding 60S ribosomal export protein NMD3, giving the protein MSMDLDDAPVPLGPATQQTAATILCCNCGAPIDGTTATGALCFNCVKLTVDISQGIQREATLNFCRDCDRWLLPPTSWIVAMPESRELLALCLKKLRGLHKVRIVDASFVWTEPHSRRIKVKLTIQDAVQDGVLLQQSFEVVYVVATQQCPECAKSYTANVWRACVQVRQKVLHKRTFLFLEQLIMKHNAHRDTLNIKEAKDGIDFFFSQKNQAEKFIDFLNSVVPVTVKASQELISQDVHTSKKSYKFSYSAEIVPICRDDLVAMPIKLAKQSGNISPLVLCHKIGTSVYLMDPQTLQTADIASPIYWRAPFRSLANTHELVEFIIMDIELTNTRRGKWVLSEATVARASDLGVNDKTYFTRTHLGNFLQPGDSAMGYLLTGTMFNNPEYEAIEESNTYSSTIPDVVLVKKHYPRRRKNRRRNWKLRRMGKDEGELLPKKADQDRMDREYEQFLRDVEEDEELRAAMALYKNEKKRAEEEMSVAETEEDEDDGTPHVNMDELLDDFDELTMQES; this is encoded by the exons ATGTCGATGGATCTTGATGACGCTCCCGTCCCTCTTGGGCCGGCGACACAGCAGACAGCCGCGAC TATTCTCTGCTGCAACTGCGGCGCCCCTATTGACGGAACGACTGCCACCGGCGCCCTCTGCTTCAACTGCGTCAAACTCACCGTCGACATCTCCCAAGGCATCCAGCGCGAAGCAACGCTCAACTTCTGCCGGGACTGCGATCGATGGCTGCTCCCACCGACCAGTTGGATTGTTGCCATGCCCGAATCCCGCGAGCTGCTGGCCCTGTGTCTCAAGAAACTACGGGGTCTCCACAAAGTCCGCATCGTTGACGCAAGCTTTGTCTGGACGGAGCCACACTCTCGAAGAATAAAGGTCAAGCTGACGATCCAGGATGCCGTGCAGGATGGCGTCTTGCTCCAGCAGAGTTTTGAGGTTGTCTACGTGGTGGCGACTCAGCAGTGCCCCGAGTGCGCCAAGTCATATACGGCCAACGTCTGGAGGGCGTGTGTGCAGGTGCGACAAAAGGTCTTGCACAAGAGAACGTTTTTGTTTCTGGAACAACTCATTATGAAACACAACGCCCACAGAGATACGCTCAATATCaaagaggccaaggacggtattgatttcttcttctcgcaAAAGAACCAGGCTGAAAAGTTTATCGACTTTCTGAACTCGGTTGTACCCGTCACGGTCAAGGCATCCCAGGAGCTCATTTCTCAGGATGTCCACACCTCCAAAAAGTCGTACAAGTTTTCTTATTCAGCAGAGATTGTGCCCATTTGCAGAGACGACTTGGTTGCCATGCCCATCAAGCTCGCCAAGCAATCCGGCAACATCTCGCCCCTCGTCCTGTGCCACAAGATTGGAACCTCGGTCTATCTGATGGACCCCCAGACCCTCCAGACCGCCGATATTGCCTCGCCGATATACTGGCGCGCCCCCTTCAGATCGCTCGCCAATACTCATGAATTAGTGGAATTCATCATTATGGACATTGAGCTCACCAACACCCGGAGAGGAAAATGGGTCCTCTCCGAAGCCACCGTCGCCAGAGCATCGGACCTCGGCGTCAACGACAAGACGTACTTTACGAGAACACACCTGGGCAACTTTCTTCAACCCGGCGACTCCGCCATGGGGTACCTCCTGACAGGCACCATGTTCAATAACCCCGAGTACGAGGCCATCGAAGAGTCCAACACGTACTCGTCCACCATCCCTGACGTGGTGCTAGTCAAGAAGCACTACCCGCGTCGCCGGAAGAACCGCCGCCGCAACTGGAAGCTCAGGCGTATGGGCAAGGACGAAGGCGAGCTCCTGCCCAAGAAGGCGGATCAAGATCGCATGGATCGCGAGTATGAGCAGTTCTTGCGGGATGtggaagaggacgaggagctgcgtgctgccatggctcttTACAAgaacgagaagaagagagcagaggaggagatgaGTGTTGCGGAAAcagaggaggacgaggatgacggtACTCCACACGTCAATATGGACGAGTTGCTagacgactttgacgagcTCACAATGCAGGAGTCTTGA
- the ESF2 gene encoding Pre-rRNA-processing protein ESF2 has product MAPEKRNEFLDAPESDDDQIDNYNSDDEITKGRRSAKRRRVDSDDEDAGSDVDRSASDDQGSIEQDGQKGDSSKQVKESKSTSRKELPKLETGLPDITKPLTKKNLVASEEAIKKSGVVYMSRIPPGMKPSALRSLLSPYGRLNRIFLAPEDPTVRARRKRAGGNKRVLFTEGWVEFVKKKEAKATCELLNGHNVGGKKGSFFRDDIWNLVYLKGFKWHNLTEQITTENAERTSRMRAEISKSTKENKEFVRNVERAKMLDGMQAKAKKRKAADAEEEPVQQGERSFKQVKQVKRDDKMAQDQPESVTRVLSKIF; this is encoded by the coding sequence ATGGCCCCGGAAAAGAGAAACGAGTTTCTGGATGCCCCCGAAAGCGACGATGATCAAATTGACAACTACAACTCCGACGATGAAATAACAAAAGGCCGTCGCAGTGCAAAACGGCGCCGGGTTGAcagtgatgatgaagatgctggTAGCGACGTCGACCGGAGTGCCAGCGATGACCAAGGTTCAATCGAACAGGATGGACAGAAAGGCGATTCCTCAAAACAGGTCAAGGAGTCCAAATCAACATCTCGAAAAGAATTGCCCAAGCTAGAGACGGGCCTTCCCGACATCACCAAGCCCTTGACAAAAAAGAACCTCGTCGCTTCTGAAGAAGCCATTAAGAAATCTGGCGTGGTGTACATGTCCCGCATACCGCCAGGGATGAAGCCCTCTGCCCTGAGATCTCTCCTGTCGCCATATGGGAGGCTAAATCGGATATTCCTTGCTCCCGAGGATCCCACTGTCCGCGCCAGACGAAAGCGtgccggcggcaacaagagGGTGCTATTCACCGAGGGATGGGTCGAGTTCGTtaagaagaaggaagcaAAGGCTACATGCGAATTATTAAACGGACACAATGTTGGCGGCAAGAAGGGATCTTTTTTCCGcgacgacatctggaactTGGTCTATCTGAAAGGTTTCAAGTGGCATAATCTGACGGAACAAATCACTACCGAGAACGCAGAGAGGACAAGCCGCATGAGAGCTGAGATTAGCAAGTCGACCAAGGAGAACAAGGAATTTGTTAGGAACGTGgagagagccaagatgttGGATGGTATGCAggccaaggcgaagaagaggaaggctGCCGACGCGGAGGAAGAGCCTGTACAACAGGGTGAGCGGTCGTTTAAACAGGTAAAACAGGTGAAAAGGGATGACAAGATGGCACAGGATCAGCCAGAGAGCGTCACGAGAGTCTTGAGCAAGATTTTCTAA